The sequence ACCACCGGACATTTGATACGTTTTCCCAGTTCCAGAAGCTCCCCGCTCCTTCTCAACTGCACGGCATCCTTCCATACGCTTTGAAAGATATCGGCCTGATAGTCAATCGATTCTGGTTCGTACATTAGTGGGTCGTGCGCATCGGCTCTTGAAAACAACGCTCCGAGCCGCGCCAATGCTGTGCCTCTGCCTTCAGTTGCCGGATTATCCAGGACTTCCATGAGAAATTTGACCTCTGTTCTCTCCTCCTTGCTGAGGCGCTGCCACCTGGCCTCTTGAATTGCGGCAACATACCTCTCTTCATAGGGGCCACTTCCGACGAGTATCAGTTTTCTCACTATTGCGGGATAGTTGGCGGCAAATACGAAGCTGAGCCACGCTCCCCAGGAGAAGCCAATCAAGGTGACGGGAAGGTCTCCATTTTCTTCCAGAACAGCCCTTAGCTCTTTGATCTGTCCTTCGAGGGATGCCGCTGTTTGAAACGGTTCCAGAACGCCCCTGCCCAAGGCCAGTTGGCGTGCCACCGGGGCCATCTCTCCGGCCGCACCTGGGCCGCCGTGAATGACGGCCACATTATGGGGCGGCTTCCCGTACGTCCTCAGGTTTATCATAGGCCTTCTACCGTACGCAGGGAATAAATTCCAGGATAGTGTATTTGCGCTGGTCTACCTCCGCCGCCCAACAATCGCCTTCAGCAGCGGCGTAGATCAATGGGATGGATGTAGTCCTCCTTGGG is a genomic window of Chloroflexota bacterium containing:
- a CDS encoding alpha/beta hydrolase, giving the protein MINLRTYGKPPHNVAVIHGGPGAAGEMAPVARQLALGRGVLEPFQTAASLEGQIKELRAVLEENGDLPVTLIGFSWGAWLSFVFAANYPAIVRKLILVGSGPYEERYVAAIQEARWQRLSKEERTEVKFLMEVLDNPATEGRGTALARLGALFSRADAHDPLMYEPESIDYQADIFQSVWKDAVQLRRSGELLELGKRIKCPVVAIHGDYDPHPAEGVQKPLSAVLKSFRFILLENCGHKPWIERQARHKFYRIIEEELQ